A stretch of the Capsicum annuum cultivar UCD-10X-F1 chromosome 8, UCD10Xv1.1, whole genome shotgun sequence genome encodes the following:
- the LOC107879390 gene encoding disease resistance protein RPV1-like produces MGRDIVRQESTRDPGKRTRLWHYKDCITVLDEKTGAYTIQGLSLCISMNKDKPPRTFSDRNIAREYLLEYARKIREAKITSETNPVKRRRLSSFFPWSPRDSAGSTRLELEPKQQEFDTDAFSMMHELRLLQLDSTSLKGSYKEFPRKLRWLCWRKFPHRQIDDDMPLESLVVLQMRYSRLEQIWSGTRFLRLLRILDLSNSCNLSRSPNFTEFPNLERLYLKYCTKLIEIDESIWGLKKLFLLNLKGCKNLRRLPTSLGDLQLLERLVLCWCSKLDWSSLPWGNMQSLKQLYACGTAINQAPFSTGDKNLLRSAFWTLAPTPRDGSNSLSFTLASLSRSLQILSLVDCKITDDAIPYDLGNLFMLQELILNENPITSLPKGIKYLPRLRSLQLERCEKLQFLPELPQTLKSLSVHECKSLEVITNLPNSLTSLLFLGFYCGKLRVVEELFQLKPIGSFDSKLTDMFGLIDIEILKKVHVNLYNFLTLTRRIEPIQGLYEFGIFSTFLPKTEMPPWYAYRSMGNPIRINVPSVPDLHIHSLNICIIYKDSDISTTENKDRLWNENRVMINNETMDVKWTYSPVIMGIPYHDEGITSLSHWKIGQCLDRGDKVKISVALMDELQLEEFGVQIVYEDDDEGTRQVFAYQSQHHLINGVDISAFQVARDSYFLCHHDMDIYQENSKNDGWRTNGWLDFLFKDSEEDTNTDAPTADSVLKQGDDKMFP; encoded by the exons AGGGATCCTGGAAAACGTACTCGCCTGTGGCATTACAAAGACTGTATCACAGTCTTAGACGAAAAGACG GGTGCATATACTATACAAGGATTAAGCCTCTGTATTTCAATGAACAAAGATAAACCACCCAGGACATTTTCTGACAGAAACATAGCAAGAGAGTACcttttggagtatgctcgtaaGATTAGAGAAGCAAAGATTACCTCTGAAACAAATCCAGTAAAGAGGCGTCGCCTTAGCAGTTTCTTCCCTTGGTCTCCCCGAGATTCTGCAGGATCCACTCGTCTAGAGTTAGAACCAAAACAACAGGAGTTCGATACAGATGCATTTTCaatgatgcatgaactaagaCTGCTCCAACTTGATAGTACATCACTCAAGGGAAGTTACAAGGAATTCCCCAGGAAGCTAAGATGGCTCTGCTGGCGCAAATTTCCACACAGACAGATAGATGATGATATGCCATTGGAGAGCCTGGTTGTTCTACAGATGCGCTACAGCAGGCTGGAGCAGATCTGGAGTGGAACTAGG TTTCTAAGACTCTTGAGGATCCTTGATCTCAGTAATTCGTGTAACCTTTCTAGAAGTCCCAACTTTACGGAGTTTCCTAATCTCGAGAGGTTATATCTGAAGTATTGCACAAAGCTGATAGAGATTGATGAATCAATCTGGGGCTTGAAAAAGTTGTTTCTGTTGAACCTCAAGGGCTGTAAAAACCTCAGGAGACTTCCAACAAGTTTAGGTGATCTTCAGCTGCTAGAAAGGCTTGTTTTGTGTTGGTGCTCCAAACTTGACTGGTCATCCTTACCATGGGGAAACATGCAATCTCTGAAGCAACTCTATGCATGTGGGACTGCAATAAATCAAGCACCTTTTTCCACGGGTGACAAGAACTTATTGAGGTCAGCCTTTTGGACATTGGCGCCAACCCCAAGAGATGGTTCTAACTCTCTTAGTTTCACATTGGCTTCACTATCACGGTCATTGCAAATTTTAAGTCTCGTTGACTGCAAAATAACAGATGATGCAATTCCATATGATCTTGGTAACCTATTTATGCTGCAAGAATTGATTCTTAATGAAAACCCAATCACTAGCCTACCTAAGGGAATCAAATATCTTCCTCGCCTTCGATCGCTTCAGCTGGAGCGTTGTGAAAAGCTTCAGTTTCTTCCAGAGCTTCCACAGACTTTAAAGTCCTTGAGTGTCCATGAATGCAAATCCTTAGAAGTGATAACAAATTTACCAAACTCGTTGACATCCTTACTGTTTCTTGGATTTTACTGTGGAAAACTAAGAGTGGTTGAGGAACTGTTCCAATTAAAACCCATCGGGAGTTTCGATTCTAAATTGACTGATATGTTCGGCCTGATAGACATAGAAATCCTAAAAAAGGTCCATGTAAATTTGTACAACTTCCTCACCTTGACAAGAAGGATAGAACCGATTCAG GGTCTCTATGAGTTTGGAATTTTCAGCACTTTTCTTCCCAAAACTGAGATGCCACCATGGTACGCATACAGAAGCATGGGAAATCCAATACGTATCAATGTGCCTTCAGTACCTGATCTCCACATTCATAGTttaaatatttgtattatctACAAAGATAGTGACATAAGCACCACAGAGAATAAAGATAGATTATGGAATGAAAATCGAGTTATGATTAACAATGAGACTATGGATGTAAAATGGACCTATAGTCCAGTGATAATGGGCATTCCATATCATGATGAAGGTATAACATCGTTAAGCCACTGGAAGATAGGGCAGTGCCTGGATAGAGGTGATAAAGTCAAGATTTCTGTTGCATTGATGGATGAGTTACAGTTGGAGGAGTTCGGAGTCCAAATTGTGtatgaggatgatgatgagggTACTAGACAAGTATTTGCTTATCAGTCTCAGCATCATCTCATTAATGGAGTCGACATCTCTGCTTTTCAGGTGGCCAGAGATTCTTACTTTCTATGTCATCATGATATGGATATCTACCAAGAGAACTCAAAGAACGATGGTTGGCGCACCAATGGCTGGTTAGATTTCTTGTTCAAGGACTCTGAAGAAGATACAAATACTGATGCTCCAACTGCAGATTCGGTACTAAAACAAGGAGATGATAAGATGTTTCCATGA